Proteins encoded by one window of Bacteroidia bacterium:
- a CDS encoding SdrD B-like domain-containing protein — protein sequence MLCKTTLAQTLTSVSPNSTYRGTTLSALISGANTLFQSSSTIGFYLEQGTNSIIGSLSSMNALSETQTEMDFAISNFVPYGWYDLRYVYEDTASQGTFITLILPNAVEILSASVTISGVVFDDQNGNGVQDAGELGIGGQQILLTPDNTLFTTNSNGNYIVNTSPGTKTIMWQPSPSYMISAGSQASYTGNFTAPATGYNFGLTATGPAVLNISPDSMLQGTTLNAVISCAGVALQNGSPIGAIMNTYLITPGGIPVAFGWNVTVINQTQFSGSFSIGNNLAPGVYNLVVFYIDSLGDIHTLTLPNAVTVYAASMYLSGTAFSDVTPDGLLGFQEPGMAGQTITLQPDNQTVQTDYLGNYKIPTLPGSKTITITPTANNVVNPPSAATISGNYTITTTGLNFPLSSTNQYLTSMSPFNVLAGTGFTAYISGANTIFQSSSPPTGAIYDAYLYRTDTAVTYHANANTFIVIDDFHFYADFSIPANAPVGWYNLRVVYDTTGFGSYITLYLQNALYVDQGSLFLQGNVFYDANSNGIKDIGEPGFSGQKVTVQPDNVFVFTDNSGNYSAGSYAGTHTVQWQNTMPGYSLSPGSQPSYTVNASATTTGLDFGLNSTLPVYDCKVVSRVGLRRCLLNNATTVKYKNTGYVTYDARITMKFSPNQTFIAGSITPTSVNGQTVVYDFPGLTAQTTGLIIFELGMPAAGSLVSDTIIMESLINGTVMETDTLISSNIVSCSYDPNDKSVTPAGILSNNYTLMSSQLDYLIRFQNTGNDTAYTVVVRDVIDAGLDLNTFALIDASHNVQTQVNISNREVVFTFPNIMLVDSNTNELLSHGYVRYSIMANQWLPNNTTVFNDAAIYFDQNDPIITNETFNTMVIGLPTSVVEIPASSQSMVRVIPNPFNSKADIVFDNENNQTYHLVIYNTAGKEILHTTTNMNRISIERKNLAEGMYYFRLLPEGNAKSYSGRFIISN from the coding sequence ATGTTGTGCAAAACCACGTTGGCACAAACATTAACATCGGTATCACCGAATTCAACTTATAGGGGTACAACCCTATCGGCTCTTATCAGCGGAGCCAACACCCTATTTCAGTCCTCATCAACCATAGGTTTTTATTTGGAGCAGGGGACAAACAGCATTATAGGGTCATTGAGTTCCATGAATGCTTTGTCCGAAACACAGACAGAGATGGATTTTGCAATATCCAATTTTGTTCCCTATGGTTGGTATGATTTGCGCTATGTCTATGAAGATACAGCCAGTCAGGGAACTTTTATTACGTTGATATTGCCTAATGCCGTAGAAATTCTTTCGGCAAGCGTTACCATTTCAGGTGTAGTATTTGACGACCAGAATGGAAACGGGGTGCAGGACGCAGGGGAGCTAGGTATAGGCGGTCAACAAATACTACTAACACCCGATAATACTCTATTTACTACCAATTCAAACGGAAATTATATTGTTAACACTTCTCCAGGAACAAAAACCATTATGTGGCAACCATCGCCAAGTTACATGATATCAGCAGGAAGTCAGGCCTCCTATACCGGAAATTTTACAGCACCGGCAACGGGATATAATTTTGGACTAACGGCCACAGGGCCTGCAGTTCTCAATATCTCGCCCGACTCTATGCTGCAGGGCACTACTTTGAATGCAGTTATTTCCTGTGCAGGTGTGGCTTTACAAAATGGATCACCAATTGGGGCAATTATGAACACCTATCTTATAACTCCAGGAGGTATACCTGTAGCTTTTGGCTGGAATGTAACTGTAATTAATCAAACACAGTTTTCAGGTTCATTTAGTATTGGGAATAATTTAGCACCCGGTGTTTATAATTTAGTTGTTTTCTATATTGACTCTCTTGGAGATATTCATACTTTAACCCTACCAAATGCTGTAACCGTTTATGCTGCCAGCATGTACCTTTCAGGCACTGCATTTAGTGATGTCACCCCGGATGGCTTGCTAGGATTTCAGGAACCTGGTATGGCGGGGCAGACTATCACGCTTCAGCCCGACAATCAAACCGTTCAGACTGATTATTTAGGTAACTATAAAATACCAACATTACCGGGTAGCAAAACTATTACAATCACACCAACAGCAAACAATGTGGTTAATCCACCTAGTGCCGCTACCATCAGTGGTAACTATACCATCACTACAACAGGGCTCAACTTCCCTTTAAGCTCTACCAATCAATATTTAACTTCAATGTCACCATTCAATGTGCTGGCAGGTACAGGTTTTACTGCATACATTTCCGGAGCAAATACTATCTTTCAAAGTTCGTCACCACCCACAGGAGCAATATATGATGCCTACTTATACCGTACAGATACGGCAGTTACGTACCATGCCAATGCAAATACTTTTATTGTAATAGACGATTTCCACTTTTATGCAGATTTTTCAATTCCTGCCAATGCACCTGTTGGTTGGTACAATCTACGTGTAGTTTATGATACTACTGGATTCGGTTCTTACATAACATTATATTTACAAAATGCTCTTTATGTTGATCAGGGTTCGCTGTTTTTGCAAGGCAATGTATTTTATGATGCAAACAGTAATGGTATAAAAGATATAGGAGAACCTGGTTTTTCAGGCCAGAAAGTAACTGTACAACCTGATAATGTATTTGTGTTTACGGATAACTCCGGAAATTATAGTGCGGGAAGTTATGCCGGTACTCATACCGTACAGTGGCAAAATACCATGCCCGGCTATTCCTTATCGCCAGGTAGTCAACCAAGTTACACCGTAAATGCTTCAGCCACCACTACAGGTCTCGATTTTGGTCTTAATTCTACCTTACCGGTTTATGATTGCAAAGTAGTATCACGGGTTGGCCTACGCAGGTGCCTTTTAAACAATGCAACTACAGTCAAATATAAAAACACCGGATATGTAACTTACGATGCTAGAATTACCATGAAATTCTCGCCCAATCAAACTTTCATTGCCGGAAGCATTACACCAACTTCTGTCAATGGACAAACAGTAGTTTATGATTTTCCGGGATTAACTGCACAGACAACCGGCTTAATCATATTCGAACTTGGAATGCCCGCAGCAGGTAGCTTAGTTTCAGATACCATCATTATGGAATCTTTGATAAACGGAACAGTGATGGAAACAGATACTTTAATTTCAAGTAATATTGTTAGTTGTAGTTATGATCCTAATGATAAGTCGGTGACACCTGCCGGAATCTTAAGTAACAATTACACACTCATGAGTAGTCAATTGGATTATTTGATACGATTCCAGAATACCGGAAATGATACAGCCTATACAGTGGTTGTCAGAGATGTTATTGATGCCGGTCTTGACCTGAATACTTTTGCATTGATTGATGCCAGTCATAATGTACAAACACAGGTTAACATCAGCAACCGTGAAGTGGTGTTTACTTTCCCCAATATAATGTTAGTTGACAGTAACACCAACGAATTGCTAAGTCACGGATATGTGCGTTACAGTATCATGGCAAATCAGTGGTTGCCAAATAACACAACTGTATTTAATGATGCAGCCATATATTTTGATCAGAATGATCCGATAATTACCAATGAAACTTTCAATACTATGGTAATTGGCTTGCCAACTTCTGTTGTGGAAATACCTGCTTCATCGCAGTCAATGGTAAGAGTAATTCCCAATCCATTTAACAGTAAGGCCGATATTGTTTTTGATAATGAAAATAATCAAACATATCATCTTGTTATTTATAACACAGCAGGAAAAGAGATATTG
- a CDS encoding O-antigen ligase family protein, whose product MSIHKVAFYLFVLFMIVLTISFSSTLPDPDHTLRLLTASVFVFPFAALILYGIYSKKITFSIFDTSFAPVFIMFAVVVITGMAWNKSLSSNDGLFEFIKWTLLLFYLLAFSILSKIVADPMKMVSRTVVLLVYIIQLVGVWQLIDMWNYAHEHKEEFEIGFRLTSLLSNKNSFAEMIALCMPLQVMCIIADSNRWKKSAIVSLALSLVYLILLKSSSVFVALVLVMIVLSFLSYSKIRNTITIKFKVRQERINLVTIATLFSSIVGLILVFNKIDGFRKAEIAVSYLKGNTTDVKFNANSVFERMMLWRNSGKLIVENFWTGCGLANWKLLAPKYGFTGANYLTTDNIKFTRPHNDFLQMFAETGIGGFISYVFLLGWGIFMSIKQYVTNKAKENLVLLAGLVTFTTVSFFGFPMEKMLLMVILMTYFSLLIFYKMKESKKLSQSKLVPVALVGFMFFAIYSTKVTAARLNAESQYQQLLAAKEKNKWPIAYRIAKSMDETYFPIDYNATPIAWYKGAAAFMNSQPKEALSYYEDAIALAPYHVQILNDIGAVYMNAGDNNTANNYFNKALEINPRFPDAKFNQAIAVFNKGNKLGAYNLFREVRALHPPAKYADYMIVVIQHVGDSIFRSVGFDPNVNPVWKVKYTGTNLWYYESIAMKQNKSFVQVIRHEIDSIKNNIH is encoded by the coding sequence ATGTCAATACATAAAGTTGCTTTTTATTTGTTTGTACTTTTTATGATAGTGCTTACTATTTCCTTTTCAAGCACTTTGCCCGACCCTGACCATACTTTACGATTACTGACAGCATCGGTATTTGTTTTTCCGTTTGCTGCATTAATTTTATATGGTATCTACAGTAAAAAAATCACATTTTCTATATTCGATACTTCTTTTGCTCCTGTGTTTATCATGTTTGCTGTTGTTGTCATCACCGGAATGGCATGGAATAAAAGCTTAAGTAGCAATGACGGCTTGTTTGAATTCATCAAGTGGACATTGTTGTTGTTCTATTTATTGGCGTTTTCGATTTTGAGTAAGATAGTTGCTGACCCAATGAAAATGGTTTCAAGAACAGTAGTTTTACTGGTTTATATTATTCAATTGGTTGGCGTTTGGCAGTTGATTGATATGTGGAACTATGCGCACGAACACAAAGAAGAATTTGAGATAGGTTTTAGGCTTACCTCATTATTATCCAATAAAAATTCATTTGCCGAAATGATTGCACTTTGCATGCCATTGCAAGTTATGTGCATCATAGCGGACTCAAACAGGTGGAAAAAATCTGCAATTGTTTCTCTTGCCTTATCATTGGTTTATTTGATACTTCTTAAATCATCTTCTGTTTTTGTAGCGCTTGTGTTAGTGATGATAGTTCTTTCATTTCTATCCTATTCAAAGATTCGAAATACTATTACCATAAAATTCAAGGTTAGGCAGGAGCGGATTAATTTGGTTACCATTGCTACTCTCTTTTCTTCAATAGTTGGGTTAATTTTAGTCTTTAATAAAATTGATGGTTTCAGGAAAGCAGAAATTGCAGTATCCTATTTAAAAGGAAACACTACGGATGTGAAGTTTAATGCCAACAGTGTTTTTGAAAGAATGATGCTTTGGCGAAATTCGGGTAAACTGATAGTTGAAAATTTTTGGACAGGCTGCGGATTGGCAAACTGGAAATTGCTGGCACCGAAGTATGGGTTTACAGGAGCCAATTACCTTACTACCGACAACATTAAATTTACCCGGCCTCATAACGATTTTCTTCAAATGTTTGCTGAAACCGGAATAGGCGGATTTATTTCCTATGTTTTTTTGTTGGGCTGGGGTATTTTTATGTCTATAAAGCAATATGTAACTAATAAAGCAAAAGAAAATTTGGTACTTTTGGCAGGACTAGTTACATTTACAACAGTTTCTTTTTTTGGTTTCCCGATGGAGAAAATGCTCCTGATGGTAATATTGATGACTTATTTCTCACTGTTGATATTTTACAAAATGAAAGAAAGTAAAAAACTAAGCCAATCTAAACTTGTGCCGGTGGCATTGGTTGGTTTCATGTTTTTTGCTATTTATTCTACCAAGGTAACAGCGGCACGCTTAAATGCAGAGTCGCAGTACCAGCAATTGCTTGCTGCCAAAGAAAAAAACAAATGGCCCATAGCCTATAGAATTGCCAAGTCAATGGATGAAACCTATTTCCCTATTGATTATAATGCAACACCCATTGCCTGGTATAAAGGAGCAGCAGCATTTATGAATAGCCAACCCAAGGAGGCATTAAGCTACTATGAGGATGCCATTGCTTTGGCACCGTATCATGTACAAATACTGAATGATATTGGCGCTGTTTATATGAATGCAGGAGATAACAATACGGCAAACAACTATTTTAATAAAGCGCTTGAAATCAATCCACGTTTTCCGGATGCAAAATTCAATCAGGCCATTGCTGTATTCAATAAAGGAAACAAATTGGGAGCTTATAATTTGTTTAGAGAAGTAAGAGCGCTGCATCCGCCTGCCAAGTATGCAGACTACATGATAGTTGTTATACAACATGTAGGCGATAGTATATTCCGCTCGGTTGGGTTTGATCCTAATGTAAATCCGGTTTGGAAAGTAAAATATACAGGGACCAATCTTTGGTATTATGAAAGTATAGCCATGAAGCAAAACAAAAGTTTTGTTCAGGTAATAAGACATGAAATAGATTCTATTAAAAATAATATTCACTAA
- a CDS encoding polysaccharide deacetylase family protein, translated as MSVHEPIVYLTFDDGPDPEVTPFVLSQLKKWNALATFFCIGNNIEKHQQLFNQVVAAGHQIGNHTQNHLNGWSNNLNTYLTDVEQCSTHISSGLFRPPYGKITLKQIRSLRSKWQIVMWDVLSYDFETKVSPTACIQNVMQHVRPGSIIVFHDSKKAFKNLSETLPFVLEKLSAEGYSFKAIPPYRPQQ; from the coding sequence ATGTCTGTTCATGAACCTATTGTTTACCTTACGTTTGATGATGGTCCTGATCCCGAAGTTACGCCTTTCGTATTGTCGCAGTTAAAGAAATGGAATGCTCTGGCAACCTTCTTTTGTATTGGAAACAATATTGAAAAACATCAGCAGCTGTTTAATCAGGTTGTTGCTGCAGGACATCAGATAGGCAATCACACACAGAATCATTTGAATGGTTGGAGTAACAACCTCAATACTTATTTGACTGATGTTGAACAATGCAGCACACATATTTCATCAGGTTTGTTCAGACCTCCTTATGGAAAAATCACGCTGAAACAAATTCGTTCACTACGTTCAAAATGGCAAATTGTAATGTGGGATGTTTTGTCTTACGACTTTGAAACTAAGGTATCACCAACAGCGTGTATTCAGAATGTGATGCAGCATGTACGTCCGGGATCTATTATTGTTTTTCACGATAGTAAAAAGGCATTTAAAAATTTAAGTGAAACGCTGCCTTTTGTTTTAGAAAAGCTTTCAGCAGAAGGTTATTCTTTTAAGGCTATTCCTCCTTACCGGCCACAACAATAA
- the rsmI gene encoding 16S rRNA (cytidine(1402)-2'-O)-methyltransferase, whose protein sequence is MLYIVPTPVGNLEDITLRALNILKSCDIILAEDTRTASVLLHHFGISKKVFTHHQHNEHAAVNELVRLLKEEQKSIALISDAGTPGISDPGFLLTRACIENEIELTCLPGATAFVPALVMSGIPCNSFVFEGFLPVKKGRQTKLKTLQEEARTMVFYESPHKLIKTLQDFMTYFEPDRKVCVVREISKMFEEKKRGTLAEITEYYTNHPPKGEIVIVVAGKEE, encoded by the coding sequence ATGTTATACATCGTTCCCACACCGGTTGGTAACCTCGAAGATATTACCCTCAGAGCATTAAATATTCTCAAGTCATGCGACATTATTCTTGCAGAAGACACACGCACTGCTTCTGTGCTGTTGCACCACTTCGGAATTTCAAAAAAGGTTTTTACACACCATCAACACAATGAACATGCAGCTGTGAATGAGTTGGTGCGACTTTTAAAAGAAGAACAAAAATCAATTGCCTTAATCAGTGATGCCGGAACACCGGGTATTTCAGATCCGGGTTTTTTACTTACACGTGCCTGTATTGAGAATGAAATAGAACTCACTTGTTTGCCCGGTGCCACAGCTTTTGTTCCTGCTTTGGTAATGTCAGGTATTCCCTGCAACAGTTTTGTGTTTGAAGGCTTTTTACCAGTTAAGAAAGGACGACAAACAAAATTAAAGACTTTGCAGGAAGAAGCTCGTACTATGGTTTTTTATGAGTCGCCACACAAGTTAATCAAAACACTGCAGGATTTTATGACTTACTTTGAACCTGATAGAAAAGTTTGTGTGGTACGTGAAATTTCAAAAATGTTTGAAGAAAAAAAGCGAGGTACTTTAGCAGAGATCACAGAATATTATACCAACCATCCACCTAAAGGTGAAATTGTTATTGTTGTGGCCGGTAAGGAGGAATAG
- a CDS encoding T9SS type A sorting domain-containing protein, translating into MKRVQILVLFISLMFCEFASAQTDSLAVIAISPQFPQCPDSALEQQPYANIQVTIKNYNANATFTGGLMLKLQSDSLPEDSIILNSGTSYTIQPNSSINILIQSPYFFNGANYKAGSNVVVVWPVSTQGGTVVKYNPYLACVLFLPFVGVNEYDRSKFDVIPNPSNKFIYLNVPLNLYLKRVRIFNPAGEEVRNYSFDLSNRITVEGLSNGVYFLEAITSDDHVYNAKFIKN; encoded by the coding sequence ATGAAAAGGGTTCAGATATTAGTGTTGTTTATAAGTTTGATGTTTTGTGAATTTGCCTCAGCACAAACAGATTCATTAGCTGTCATAGCTATTTCACCTCAATTTCCACAATGCCCTGATTCTGCCCTTGAACAACAGCCTTATGCAAATATTCAGGTTACCATTAAGAATTATAATGCCAATGCCACTTTTACTGGTGGTTTGATGTTGAAACTACAGAGTGATTCACTTCCGGAAGATTCAATAATTCTTAATTCTGGAACGTCATATACTATTCAACCAAATAGCAGTATAAACATTTTAATTCAGTCACCTTATTTTTTCAATGGTGCTAATTACAAAGCAGGCAGTAATGTAGTTGTGGTTTGGCCGGTCAGTACACAAGGAGGCACGGTGGTTAAATACAACCCTTACTTAGCCTGTGTACTATTTCTACCGTTTGTTGGCGTAAATGAATATGACAGAAGTAAATTTGACGTGATTCCTAATCCTTCCAACAAGTTTATTTACCTGAATGTGCCTTTAAATTTATACCTTAAAAGGGTAAGAATATTCAACCCTGCCGGTGAGGAGGTCAGAAACTATTCTTTTGACTTGTCAAATCGGATAACAGTTGAAGGACTGTCAAACGGGGTTTATTTTTTAGAGGCAATCACTTCTGATGATCATGTTTATAATGCAAAATTTATAAAAAACTAA
- a CDS encoding ATP-binding protein: MQKRLYIVILMLLALAVAFFLAWFNYQNTTALSRTITLLQKPDTRLSDLKELILNVNLAESHVRSFAITRNEKYLENYYEQVAQTDSQLIKLKSLFPANSQAFDSLTTSIHHKFEIYQKLIELRYRQLINAAMSKISDKVKDDIIYQSIDSIETTKPGFFKKLFSSGKKLKELEEKAMLLDSLNNLQAQKLNTIKQTISEAKENEIKMVAQLSDGELLLLEQDRMLKEKIQTQIALLEENIRHNNESRSLEVISQSQQQLKTVVIATITASILILILSIIILTDISRANRYKIQLEEARARSEQLARFKEEFLATMSHEIRTPLSALTGFINRLQQTNTTTEQRHYVNTINMAGQHLLNIVNDVLDLSRIETGKINFLQEPFVIYKEVNNVVTLLRQKADEKNVALLSEANTIRNMTVSGDALRLRQVLINVIGNAIKFTEKGTVFVKVEKKEDDFFNFEITDTGIGIAEDKIARLFDPYQQAENIERNYGGTGLGLAITKKLVELQKGTISMKSVPQKGTTVSVMLHFPIVESDETNIAETKFVSLHGLRLLVAEDDLLNRQLISAMLKDGGAEVITAESGKEAIEKILLYNPDGVLMDIQMPELDGRNATSFIREHISSMLPLIGITANMMNDAKNECIVAGMNAVILKPFKLHELSEILLPLIEKNREIQHQPLLSYSLENLFRTSNGKSDFVIRMLKVFISSNQSLIEKSIHFAKESDFQQSAAAVHRMIPGFRQLDLDTFASILKNIEWLMLEGTEKKAATELLQQCSEQFEKLVSAMQQDIERLEKEATN; the protein is encoded by the coding sequence ATGCAGAAACGATTGTATATAGTTATTCTGATGTTGCTGGCACTTGCAGTAGCATTTTTTCTGGCATGGTTTAATTATCAGAATACAACAGCATTAAGCAGAACAATTACACTACTTCAAAAACCCGATACCAGACTTTCTGACCTGAAAGAATTAATTCTGAATGTTAACCTTGCTGAAAGCCATGTACGTTCTTTTGCTATTACACGCAACGAAAAATATTTAGAAAATTATTATGAACAAGTAGCTCAGACGGACTCTCAGCTTATAAAACTTAAAAGTTTATTTCCTGCAAACAGTCAGGCATTTGATTCACTTACAACCTCCATCCATCATAAGTTCGAAATTTATCAAAAGCTGATTGAATTACGCTACAGACAGCTCATCAATGCTGCCATGAGTAAAATTTCTGATAAGGTTAAGGATGATATTATTTATCAGAGTATTGATAGTATAGAAACAACAAAGCCTGGGTTTTTTAAAAAGCTTTTTAGTTCAGGTAAGAAATTAAAAGAACTTGAAGAAAAAGCAATGTTACTCGATTCTTTAAACAACTTGCAAGCACAGAAGTTAAACACCATCAAACAAACCATTTCTGAAGCTAAGGAGAATGAGATTAAAATGGTAGCTCAACTAAGTGATGGTGAGCTGTTGTTACTGGAGCAAGACAGAATGTTGAAAGAAAAGATTCAAACACAAATTGCTTTACTCGAGGAAAACATCAGACATAATAACGAAAGCAGATCACTGGAAGTTATCAGTCAGTCGCAGCAACAGTTAAAAACTGTTGTAATTGCAACTATTACAGCTTCAATTCTCATATTAATACTTTCAATAATTATTCTTACGGATATCAGTCGTGCCAACAGATATAAAATTCAACTTGAAGAAGCACGGGCACGTTCAGAACAGCTTGCACGATTTAAGGAAGAGTTTCTGGCAACAATGAGTCATGAAATCAGAACACCTTTAAGTGCACTGACAGGCTTTATCAACAGGCTGCAACAAACCAACACAACTACAGAACAAAGACATTATGTAAACACTATCAATATGGCAGGGCAACACCTATTGAATATTGTAAATGATGTATTGGACCTTTCAAGAATTGAAACAGGCAAAATAAATTTTTTACAAGAGCCTTTTGTTATTTATAAGGAAGTAAATAATGTAGTAACTTTATTAAGACAAAAAGCTGACGAAAAAAATGTTGCCTTATTATCAGAAGCAAATACTATTCGTAATATGACTGTTTCGGGCGATGCTTTGCGGTTGCGACAAGTGCTCATCAATGTTATTGGTAATGCAATAAAGTTTACAGAAAAAGGAACCGTATTTGTAAAAGTTGAGAAAAAGGAAGATGACTTTTTTAATTTCGAGATAACAGACACCGGTATTGGCATTGCAGAAGATAAAATTGCCAGGTTATTTGACCCATATCAGCAGGCTGAAAATATTGAAAGAAACTATGGTGGAACGGGTCTGGGTTTAGCAATCACAAAGAAATTAGTTGAGCTGCAGAAGGGAACAATATCCATGAAAAGTGTTCCTCAAAAAGGAACAACAGTATCTGTTATGCTACACTTTCCTATAGTTGAAAGTGATGAAACAAATATTGCAGAAACAAAGTTTGTTTCATTACATGGATTGCGTTTGCTTGTTGCAGAAGATGATTTACTCAACAGACAATTAATTTCTGCCATGTTGAAAGATGGTGGTGCAGAAGTTATAACTGCAGAAAGTGGTAAAGAGGCAATTGAAAAAATTCTGTTGTATAATCCTGACGGTGTGTTAATGGATATTCAGATGCCTGAACTTGATGGGCGAAATGCTACCTCTTTTATTCGCGAACACATTAGCTCCATGTTACCATTGATTGGCATCACTGCCAATATGATGAATGACGCAAAAAACGAATGTATAGTAGCAGGGATGAATGCAGTTATTCTGAAGCCATTTAAGCTCCACGAGCTGTCTGAAATTCTTTTACCGCTGATAGAAAAAAATCGTGAGATACAGCATCAACCGTTATTGAGCTATTCTCTCGAAAACTTATTTCGGACATCAAACGGAAAAAGTGATTTTGTTATCAGGATGTTGAAGGTTTTTATTTCAAGCAATCAAAGTTTGATTGAAAAGAGCATTCATTTTGCTAAGGAATCAGATTTTCAGCAATCGGCAGCAGCTGTTCACAGAATGATTCCGGGGTTCAGGCAACTTGACTTAGATACCTTTGCATCAATCTTAAAGAATATAGAATGGTTAATGCTTGAAGGAACAGAAAAAAAAGCTGCTACTGAATTATTGCAACAATGTTCCGAACAGTTTGAGAAACTTGTTTCTGCCATGCAGCAAGATATTGAGCGCCTGGAAAAGGAGGCAACTAATTGA